The sequence TTACTAAGTCTATATGTCTTGGTGATAATGACCCGTTTTTAGGTGCATCAGCCTCCATTCAGAAAAGACGGCGTGACCTATTTTCCATTAGTATAAGTCATTAGCAGCCATCAGGTGACCTGGTTTACCAACAAActgtatttttgatattttgaaatattagtAAAGTTATAAGTGTGGACTTACAAattcttgatttttatttaagagCTATcatacaattattttctttaatttactgTGTATGCTAATGTGAATAGTGGAACagacatatttaatgttcatacCACTGAAGAAATACAAGTGTTCTCCTATTTGCTTGTAAAATGGCTGTATTTGCACTATATTTATGATTGGGTTGGTTACTTGTGATTTGACATCTTCTTGTCTCATTCCAGTACATCACTTTTCATACCGGCTGGTCTTTATCCAGTCGACACTCATGACAATATTTGcagtttcatttaaatgttgttgacttggagtttgtttttaaaggatGATCAGATGTTGAGTTGTTTCTTAGAGAACTACAGATAAAAACCGGACACACATTCTTTAGAGAAGAAGACCcagattttaattctttttttttcttctccgtTGTGATTCAGATACTTATATGATTTTAAACTCTACTGTCACATATAATGAGTGAACAAAAATTGAACACAATTACAACCTCATAAGGTCCAGCACATATCAAAATCTGGTCTGGATTGAAGGAATATTCTGGCTCTGGTGATCCAGAATATTCAAAATCCACtccaatttaaataataaagatCCAGATTGACCTGGGATCAGATTGGAGCTGAAACTGATTCAGTCAGGATTAGAATTTTACCTGTAAAGTTCCTGATGTGACCAAAAGGCAGGGAGCCCCTGTCTGACTTGTCAGCCTGTAATTTTATTGTATCGTTGGTTTATTTCAAGAAATACATCTGAAACCTAAAATCATCTGTGCTGGCAGTGGAGAGCTGAAGACCTCTCTGGATGCTGTTCTTGTTCAGATTGTTCTATTCTTGGCTCGTCCCACACTGTATGCTGTTCACACAGCCTGGATGCTTCAGTCGGAGCGCCTGTTAGGAGGCGTTACAGTTTGTACTTGTTGCATTCTGGCTGAACTGTCGTCGCTGCTTTGCTGAAACCAACTCACCGGTggttcttctcctttttgaatttcagaataaaatggCCCCAAATTCCATCCACTGGTTCCGGAAAGGCCTCCGTCTCCATGACAACCCGTCGCTGCGGGAGGCGGTCCAAGGGGCGGGGACAGTGCGCTGTGTTTACTTCCTGGACCCATGGTTCGCAGGCTCCTCCAACGTTGGGGTCAACAGGTGGAGGTaagatgggtttttttggtggggTATTCTGTTGTTCTTTCATATTTGTGCAGGCTGAAGGCACTTGAAATCAAAAACcataaaacaaaatcagattttattctgTAATGAAAGTCCCCAGAAGTCCAGAAGCATCTTGATTATTTGAAACGAtgctatttttcataatttcctTAGCTTGAATCTTCAGTGTAGGCTCGTAGCTAAAGACGTTAGCATACATCCCAGCCAGACCTGTGTTGTGGATAAAATTGATCCTCGTGATCTCTTTATGTgttaattggaaaaaaatataaactcatAGTGTGATCAGCCTCTATCAACTCTGAACCCATATAATGAGGAGGAACTGGAATCACATTAGCCTGATGTGGAtctgagaggtgaaatgttgaGAAGCTGCAATGCTTCAACACACAACATGATGTCAGCATTTCTCTGTTGTAGTGGAGTTGCTGTTCACTTTTGAACTTTAAATAGTCAAACTGGTAAGCGGAGGCTGCTTCTCTTCGTCTtgatgctcctcctcctctttcagtTAGAATTCTTCAGGAATTGAATATGGTTTGCAGGGGGAGATGAAGTTCACAAGCCACATGGCATCTACCTGtcaggctctttttttttttttggatgttgatgttgtaaatgtgatgaaggtgaagtctgttATGATAACatgtcagaaaagaaaagaaactaaataaaaaaaaaagactttaaaagaattaaaatctGAGAGCTGAGGACACCCTCGGCTCTGGGAGTCCTGCTCGACTCCCAGAGCCGAGGGTGTCCTTCTTTAAATTTCGTCTCTATAATCCTTTGTTATCGAGGTCAGTCTGCAGGTGTCTCAGCACCTAGCGGCGGCAGCAGGAGTCCCTTTTAGGAGTAGTTTTACAAGTAGGTTATTAGAAAATGTGTTCAGGTTGCAGGGATAAGTGGTTTCCAAAGCTCTTTCATGTGTCGAGAAAACATGTGAGTTCACGTGAGACTGTGCGTAAACCGTGTCTTCTCTGCAGGGGAGGAGGGTCCCGCTCCAGTGTTCATTGCTCACTGGCCAGTTTTGTTCGGAGATGCTATTTGTGGTTCCCTGAACATGTGCGGTCGATACTGAAGTTGGAGATATCCAACAGATTGTGATGCTAAAAATGTACTCAGATAGCAGGAAACACACGCCATTTGTAGGTCACTTATGAAGCAAATgcacatctttgtgtgtgtcagctaTTCATGATGAAACCGAGTTCAATAAACTCCAGTTACGAAATGATGACTTTGCTGAAACAGgcttaatgttttttaaaatatatctcATTAAGTAAATTAAAGTAGTTGTTTAATctccttcagctgctgtgaTACCTGCAGTCCATCATCCAATTAAAACTGTTATTTTGAGCTTAAACCGCAACCCCATATGTTCCGTAGGTCTGTTGTCCATGCATCCCCTGCATTACAATGCTCCCGTCTATCACAACTTgggaatgagaaaaaaattatggaGTAATACCAGAACTGAAGGAGGTCATTTCTGGACCCAGGtccataaaaattatttcacataCTGTTGATTAAAACAAGCAACTTCTAGGGGGaaggtgccttgctcaaggacagttctcaggaggtgaactggcacctccccaCTGCCATTTCACACTCAGTACTTTTTGGTCCACTTGGGCTTTGAACCGTCAACCCACCGGTTTCCAGCCCAAggcccagtggactgagctactgccgtcCTTAAAAAACTTCATTACACCACAGTTACAAGAACAAGAAATTAATTCGTTGTGAACTGTTTGTAATGAGTTCCCTAACTCATTATTCACTCATTAGTGACTCAATATTAATTCCTCACTAACTCATGACAAAGCAGTCTTGAGTCATTGCGttcccattttttcccctccaaTATTGTGAAAAATAAGGATGAATAAGACAGACAGAGTGTGTCTTTCTCCTTTTATGTGCTGAGATTCATCCTTGACCCACTTTCTTAGTGTAAAGATGATTAAAAGGTCATGTTGGGTAACGATATATTGGGAGGTTTCTGACATGTAGGTCTTTCTGTGTACCTGTAAAAAATGGTACCTTTCTCTCAAAGAGAAAATACAGCTTCAGCTGTTGGATATTGCTTTATGGCATTCTTCATCCTTGAGTAACCAGTTAGTAGGAAACCATCTACTGGATCAGTCTTTTAGGAGGGAACCAACTAGTGGATGGGTCTGTTAGGAGGGAACCAATTGGTGGATGGGTCTGTTAGTATGTAACCAGCTATTGGATGCAATGATGCTGATGTGTTTATCCAGTTTTAATAGAGAGTGTTCAGTTATTGTGGATGAATTATTACTACCCTTGTGTTTCATGGGAAGCTTTGTCCTTGAATAAAGCAATTCGAGTTGGAGGAGAACATTGAATTTTTATGAATCTAACTAATCTTGATGTTTGCAGACTTCACCTGAGGGAATGAAGGACTTCCtgggtttgtttttaaatgccaGAAGTAAATACTTTTCTCAATGAATGTcctcaaataatcaaataaatcataaatcattGAAATAATTGGAGATGTCAGCCCCCATCGTTTGTCTTCTATATCcaactcttcctcttctcttctgaGTTAGAACATTGTTGTATTGTCTTTAACTCTTTGTGGATTGTGAAACAGTTTGATTTATATGTGAAGGCTGCCCTAAAAAGAGCTTTTCTTACTTGCCGACTCCACTAAAGgcaaaaaaattgtcattttttcTCCATTCTAGGTTAAAATGTAAGAAACGCTGTGCGACAGATGTAGGTTAGTGTGCCACTGCATTAAACTTGTGACTGGTTATGTGATCGTGACCTACTTGTGGGAAGGCTGTCTTGTGTGGCCTATTACCCGATGGGTGCCTGCTGGAAAACCCAGGAGGAGAGCTCATACAATacatcaacaaataaacaaattatcttCCATTCTTTGCACAAGCTCTGAGGTTTCAGACGTCATCAGGCGTCCCGACAGTCAGATTTGACATTTTCAGACAGACATGTGCATGAGTAATACAACAATAAGCTGAAAGCAGTccgaatttttttttattgcacttgCAAATGGTCTTCGCAATTAATGAAAGTTGAGGGAAAACATTAGCATGACAAAGTAGAGCAACATATTCAGATTGTTGTCACTCCCAGATTTCATGCAACATGTTGTTTTACTCAaattctctgcttctctttcaCAGCATCCGACAGTCATCGTCTCTttgctgtgaatgtgtgtcttttttcccttgtgtgtgtctgtgtgtatctgtttgACCAGGAATGAGGTTACTAGCTTAGCGACTGTGTTGTGTTGCTGtccatgctgtgtgtgtgtcttctgacCAATGTAGGGCAGAGGAGTTATATAAGGCCTGATGCATGACTAGGCAGCTGGCCAACACAATCAAACAGGCATGAACATTAAGAGAAGCGGTCAAAACACGGACACAAACAAGGAGGAAGCTCACACTGATGCTCACGCGTGTTCACATGAGCACGCTCCTCATATGTATTCATGTACTTTATGTGCTCGTGCGCAAATGCAAAAGTTTTGATCAATGCACGTGGACATACATGTTTATCCGCTTCACGTTAGGCTGCACACATACCCGTATAACAGCTGATAGCATGTCAGCCAGAATGATTTGGTGGTGTTATGTAAATGCTTGTTGCCACTGAGAGTGGAAAGACTGAAGAACGATATCTGGACTAACTCTGGACGATAATGTGactcagagaaagagagaacatGTATCTTTATTCTCTAATGGGGTTTGCATCATGTTGGGTGGACTTAAGAAGGTCTTTCCCTATGATTTAAAGGGCAAGACACATGTTAATGAAGATTTTGTCCAAGCCTGTCTTTGTTGGCTTCTCCACTGTCTCCCAAATGCCTGTCACATCAACAACTCCATCTGATTGCATTTGATGACAAAGGGCGATGCTGTCCATTCTTGTGTCACATGTCTGGTTATCACAGTCCAGATAGGCCAGGATACAGATCAGTGAAATAATGGATCattaatgtggaaaatactAAAGACATTGCTTGCAGCAACATTGATCTGTCTGTGCCATTTAAGCAGGAGACACAGCGCAACTGCATTATTTACATCTACACACAAAAAGGTGACCCTGGAGATAAAAGTTTGGAGTAAAATTTTTAGTCTACTTTTAAAACCCTAATAGTAGACTAAAGTCTGTAATTGGGCGTAAGTCTgtaaattaattattgattaacTAGAAGCTCATCTACTGCATCTTCCTGTCTTGACCTCTCCTCTTTATATCTACAATTTGCAAGAGTCAATCATCAGTATTAGAAATGCTAAAGCCCCTTTCAACTACAAATTAGCCAATTATGTCTGTGGTAATTACTTAAACCATAACTTCATCTACTGATGACGAGCGGCGTCACATTTCAgggattattttaaaatgtcccTAGTATTTAGGTTGTATAGAAGACCTGTCGTTTGTATGTTATCATTTATCATGTACATGTTGGTAAATATGTTCTTGTTCTTTATTGGATCTAAATCTTTTATTGGAAACGACAATTCAGGAGCGGTAGGTCTACAGACTGTCTGACCTCAAACACTCCGTTATGAAACTCCCATTCATCTCCCCCGGTCTAGTTGGTTTGAAATGAGCCACGTGCCTGAAGCATGAATGACCTTGGCGCCCAGCTCAGCTCGTCTGCATGCGGATTGAGAGCAAACAGAGCTTTGTCTGCTAGCGAGCTGCCGTCAAGTTTACCGATCAGGCTAACGGGGTCAGATGAGAGGGAGCAGAAAAGAGCAGAACATCGCCTGTCTGCTCGGGTGGTAGATCGCCTGTGATCCTGCCGGGTTCTGCTAATGCTCAGGACTGCATGTGCAGACACGCGTCTGAAAGTGTGACCTGTGGCAGAACTGTAACTGTAGAAGCAGAGGTGGTGTAGAGATATCACAGCCGTAAAAGACGCCGCTACGTGTTAAAATTTCAGTTCTCGGCTCATTGAGAAAAGAGAAAGCTGAGATGTTATATCTACAGGATTCTTCACTGTAAAAACATCCTCTGTCAGAGTTGTCCTGAACATAGGGGAACATGTCAAGGTTCACGTTGAATCTCTGTACCAATCcaatgtgattttaaattctGACTGTTGTTTTTCGCATCAGTGAACCATACTGTTTGGGTAAAACCATTACAGTGCCACCGGAAGGAAATTGGAATATTCAGGGAGACAAACAGAGAATATTGATTCCTTCATTAAAGCTAAAAATACAACTGACTGTTCTCACCGGGTGGTTGTATGTGTCATGAAGCCCAGACGGTGTGGTAGTTATCGCTGCGTATTTTTAACCCTGCAGAGTGAGGTCATGGCCTTCTGTTGGCAAAGTGTTCCTGCTGTGATGTCAAATAACTGAGCTCCAGAAATTAAACTGTGGAGACGTAGATGCAGCAAATCAAATGACACAAGAGTAAATAGAGTGATTGATGTGTTCGCTTCCCTCTGCAGGTTTCTTCTCCAGTGTCTGGAGGATCTGGATGCCAACCTCCGCAAGCTCAACTCTCGCCTTTTTGTCATCAGAGGCCAACCAGCCAACGTGTTCCCACGGCTCTTCAAGGTGAGTCGGGACAGGAAGTTCACAGCAGTTAAAGGTCAAAAGTCTATCCTGGACTTGTTTCTTAGTCCACAAAGCCTTTCTTTCAACATTGGATGAACATCTTCAGCTGAATGCTTTTAGCTCCCATTTCTGCATGTGAACTTTAAAACGTTCTGATTGGATTTGGAGAGGCTAAagagtctttctctctctgtgcagGAGTGGAAGATCTCTCGCCTGACCTTTGAGTACGACTCGGAGCCTTTTGGGAAGGAGCGAGATGCTGCCATCAAAAAGTTGGCCATGGAGGCAGGGGTGGAGGTTATCGTCAAGATATCACACACCCTCTACGACCTGGACAAGTGAGTTCAATGCAAACGGAGAGCTTTTTGAGGGGTTTTTTGTGCAAACTCAATGAATTTAGATTAAATTCTGTCTCCTGTTCCCCAGGATTATCGAGCTGAACGGCGGACAACCTCCTCTCACCTACAAGCGTTTCCAGACCCTGATCAGTCGACTGGATCCTCCTGAGATGCCTGTGGAGACACTATCAGACAGCCTGATGGGGCGCTGCGTAACCCCCGTTTCTGATGACCACGGCGACAAGTACGGGGTCCCAtccctggaggagctgggtgAGAAACCAAGCACacctgtaaacacaaacattctTGGAACCAGGTGCCAAAACCAGAAGGAAGGGTTACAACTCGGTAATCAGAGGATGtgttatattaaaaatatacacTCAATCATTTGTTGTTTGGTCAAAACttagacagatttttttcctcatcatgTCTTAGCAAAATCCCTTCCACAGTGAAAATAACCTTAATCCTTTCCTTTTAAAGTTGCATGTTGTCTCAGTCCTTATTGGATCAATCATTTATAGACTTTCTGTCCTGATCTTTGCTTCCTTCACCTGTACAGCTGTTAGATTGGTTAATAGGTGATCTTAGCGGTTAAACCACCGGTGCAGCTGTCTGGTTTCCCCCTGAAAAGGTTCACTCCACATAAGCTGCCTGAATTAGCATGCTAACCCAATTACACTGGTTTCCATTCACAAAAAGCCACTTCATTCATACCATCTGCTACACAGGCTGTCCTGCAGGAAGTCTCTGGCTCACCTGTTCAGAACCACTGTATTAAGAATTCATTATAGAGGTGTGAGCTCACGTTCCTTAAACTGTCTCCCAATGTCAAGACATTCGTGAGGGTTTCCACTTTGTTCCCACCTATGCTGCCGGCTTTGGagtggaataaaaataataagagtGAAGGATGAGTCCAACGACCTAACGGATGTTGTTTTGTATTTCAGGCTTTGACATCGAGGGTCTGCCTACGGCCGTGTGGCCCGGTGGAGAGACCGAGGCACTAACAAGGATAGAGCGCCATCTGGAGAGAAAAGTGAGCACTGCACTACCTCATAGGAAGTGAAAACCAAACCTAAATGAAGTCTGAAAAGTTGTCCTGTATCACATCCCCTCTTTATTTCTCTCGATCTTCCAGGCGTGGGTGGCCAACTTTGAGCGTCCCAGAATGAACGCCAACTCGCTGTTGGCCAGCCCGACAGGCCTCAGCCCGTACTTGCGTTTCGGGTGCCTCTCCTGTCGCCTGTTCTACTTCAAGCTCACCGACCTCTACCGCAAGGTCAGCCAGCAGCATGTCCAGTGTAGCTGGTCTCATCTGCCTCTACAGAGAGTTCAAACAAGAAGACATTAAATTTCATGAGATTCCATTCTGTTAACCTGCTTCCGTTGGTGTCGTCTTTATTTTCACGTAGGTGAAGAAGAACAGCTCTCCTCCGCTCTCTCTGTATGGCCAGTTATTGTGGCGGGAGTTCTTCTACACGGCGGCGACAAACAACCCACGCTTTGACAAGATGGAAGGCAACCCCATCTGCGTCCGCATCCCCTGGGACAAAAATCAGGAAGCGCTCGCTAAGTGGGCCGAAGCCAAGACTGGTTTCCCCTGGATAGACGCCATCATGACTCAGCTGAGACAGGAGGGCTGGATTCATCACCTGGCCCGGCACGCTGTCGCCTGTTTCCTCACCAGGGGGGACCTGTGGATCAGCTGGGAGGAAGGGATGAAGGTGAGGGTCTTTCTTGCCATTTGGAGGAACGCGCACCAGAACATACGCAAGCAGATGTTTTCGTATTTTGAACTCCTGTAATGAGTGATATATTAAGATCCCGCGTCCGATTAAGACTCATTTACGTTTACGTGAAGTCGCTATTTATCTGATGACCTTGATGACCTTTCTAAATCCCTTGCAGGTCTTTGAGGAGTTGCTCCTAGATGCAGACTGGAGCGTGAATGCAGGCAGCTGGATGTGGCTGTCCTGCAGTTCATTTTTCCAGCAGTTTTTCCATTGCTACTGCCCCGTGGGCTTCGGCAGGCGTACCGACCCCAACGGGGACTTCATCAGGTGGGTACCTTTCCTGGCATCGCCTCCTTGGTGCCAACTGCTGACCCCGCACCTGGATGGAGCccttcctccctctgtctctctgggctgcaaacacacacacacacacacacacacacacacacacacacatagaaagacacacaaacagacatctAGACATTTAGGAAGTAATGAAGCAACCATTTCCTAATagatatttacacacacacacacacacacacacacacacacacacacacacactcacacaaagtTTGCTTTAGCAGACCAAAGCATTGAGAGATGGAGGGATTGGGGGGTCTCCCATCCAGATTTCTGGGTAAGTGACTGAAGGAGGAACCTTCTATGCTCTCACTCTTTGCCCATCagtccattttcttttctgttaaaCTTCAGCACTTTAGTGTTTTAAAATCAGGCATGTCTTTGTAATCATGTCGGTGTTCACAGTGATCTCTTGCGTACCTTTTtaattgtgtgtgagtgtccgTTTGGTGATTGTTCATTTAGCTGTCGAGCAGATTATTTAAAAGAGAAGGCGTAGATGAACTCTTCTTTCTGTGGATgtggttctgtgtttgtgtcttggctcatttatttttgggagATCAGGGGAAGGTTCAGCTATCCCTCTCCTCGTAGATTGTAGCTGATTGCTTTTAAGGTGATTGGCCGTTCTCAAggccccctcccccacccaggTGCAGCCGGGCCGCTGGCCGGCGCTGCCTTGGATGGAAGTCTGAGACCGAGTTGGTCGCTTGTTTTCACTGGCTTGTGCGACCCTAGAGGGACGGATCTTTGCTCGCGCCCCAGCAGCACCCTCTGGGCTGGTTTGTGACTCGGTAGCGTCTCGTTTCGTCAAAAGGGATTCTGACCGCTTGTTAGGGAAATGCAAACGCTTGGTCTGCATTCGTTAGGTAGGGGACTATGAAGCATTCCCCAGAGGGTACCGAGGAGAGGCGGTGGGTACTCGATTCCTTTGCTGTGCCATGCGAGCCCCTCCACTGTCCTAACGCTGGACAAAGCCCCTCATCATGACCCTTTGTGAAATGTTCAGTGGTGCTCTGCTTATGTGAATGCAGCCTTGTCAGTACAGGTGGACCTGGAGCAGCGGCCGGTTAGTTGAGGCCCTCAGAAACACCCCAACACTGTTTAAAGTCAACAACACCAACATCTAAGAGAAGTTTCTCAGACACAAACCGGCCTCcacacaaaacagaaagagTTACACCAGGGGTCtccaaacattttccttttagGGCCACATAACTTCTCCCTTCTTTGATGGGGGGGCCAaggtcagtttgtaacagaaaaactctGACAATCACAGGGGTGCCgaaatttaaacattcattGACTGTCAggaagccacacacacataaaaaaagacattaaatatttaacactATTAATGAATAAGATAATAACCAGGGTGTTTTTCTGATACTGTTAAGGGCACATGCCAAATGTGGAAGTGGGCCGTAGTTTGGGGACTGCTGATTTACACAAATGCGCAACAAGCAGCAGCACaatctgtaacacacacacacacacacgccgccCGCTGTCCTCTGCAGGGCCACCTGTTACCGGCAAGTCGAGGTTCTTCCTGGCAAAAAGGTTGTCGTTCCTTTTGATGAAATGAGGGGGCCCCCTAGTGGACCGGCCCAGAGTATGGCGCTGTGGTTATGGGAGGGGACAGTCAGTCAGACCACTTAAAAGACAACCGCCACAGTCTAAGGGACAGGGGGAGCAGGCTTGAGCTCTTTTCACTGTCCACAACTGTCTGATCATGGGGATTGAGGTGGGGTGAAggttggagggggtggggggtggggcggcTGGAGCTGTGAGGTATAATGGAAGACTTCTGTCATCCTCTAGTGGGTATTTAGACACTTCTATCTGGACTCTGGAGGAGACGTGGAGGCCTAGCAGCCTAAAGGGAAATCAGattaaacactgaaataaaCGGATCTCGATGGCAGAACTGTTCCACTATACACCTGCTCCGGtcagggtggggtgggtgggggtcaACACACTCTGCTTTCTAACAGCGTGTTACAGTAGACGTCTCCTAGCCTCATCGACCCCATTGGCGGCAGGGTGGTCTCCGTTGCAAGCGGAGCGCCGCCGTCCTTTGTGTGCGTGTCACCATGACCCGCACCTCCccctgcgccccccccccccactgctctCTCTGCCCCTCAGCGCTGCACAGTGCCACTTCCCACAGTTCCACTtgcccccccacgccccccccccactcctccgtCCTGTCCGCCTCCCCTCCTCGGACCCGGTAAGGTCGGACCAAGTGCAGTAGGTAGGTGGCCTCTCTTTTTGATGTCACGtggagctgaaaggaaaagacaccACGTCAGCAGGTTGGAATGGTACTGTGAGACTCGTCTATCTTCTTGTTTTACTGGCTGCACCTCTTGGAGGACCAGTCTTTGTTTGCGGTGTAACCAATGTCACACCAGCTGACAGTAAATGTCGTCCGGGACCACAGCCTCTCGTTGTTCTACCACGTTGTGAGCTACAGTGCTCCTGGCGCACTGTGATGGTAACTCCCTGCAGTGCCAGATCAGATCCTGAAGCCCCTACAGTGACTTGTACTCATACTCTCATGTACTGTAGCCATACTGTGCAGTGTTGTGGTTGTTCATAGCTTTCATTTTGTAGCAGCTATTTTTCATAACACTTGTAAGCATGAAGTGCTGAAGACCAGCATGCCTTTATCAGTAAAGTTAAAACTCAAATGTTTCATATGACACAATGAATCTAACATGTGGAGCAAAGCACTAAACCTTTAACAAACTAACACAAAAGAAGTAAAACTAGCTACTTTTGAATGTTATAGAAGAATAATTGACATCCCTGATCCACTCTGAATCTGTCCTTGTCCTTTTGACACAAGCTGGCAAATCTAATGTCTCCCTGTGCTTCCAGACGATATTTACCTATCCTCCGAGGTTTCCCCGCTAAGTTCATCTATGACCCGTGGAACGCTCCAGAGTCCGTGCAGGCAGCGTCCAAGTGCATCATCGGCGTCCATTACCCAAAGCCCATGGTGCACCACGCAGAGTCCAGCCGTCTAAACATCGAGAGGATGAAACAGATCTACCAGCAGCTGAGCCGATACAGAGGATTAGGTATGATTAGTAAAGTCCAGTATGGATGAGTTAGCATCAGAGATAATgacttgttttgtgtttttactagCGTTAGCGTTCACCCAGCCAACAACTGAGAGAAATTACATTTAACGTTTTACTACATTTGGCTGTATTAGTCATGTTGACAAAATCTGTGTCCTTCAGGCCTTCTTGCATCGGTGCCATCCACCAATGGGAATGGGAATGGAGGAATGATGGCCTACTCTCCGGGAGAACAGCAGCCAGGGACCAACAACAACTCACATTGTAAGTTTCTGATGAACGTTTCCTTCAGAAAAACATGGTGGTGGAACTTCTTCTCTATCGGCTTACCTCTGCTGTGGCGTTCGTTTCAGTGCCTGGAATGTCGGGAAGCTCTGTTGCTGCCAGTAACGGTAGTGGCAGCATCCTTCTCAACTTCGACACCGAAGAACATACCAGGTCGAGCAGTTGTGGACAGCAGCAACGACTGCCGTTGCTCCCACCaacacagcaacaacaacaacaacaacaacaacaacaacaacaacagcagcagcatggtGGGTGGAGTCTGGCAGTAGGCTTTTAAGACAGGCATCGACAACCACATGTAGCTGTTTGGAAAAGTTGATGCTGGGGATCAGTGGGTATTTTACTGTTTCAGATGGTTTAGCttagtgagagaagaggatgtcagaagacagggttagatggaggcaactgattcgctgtggcgacagaaaagccgaaagaaaaagaagatggtgttagcttagctttttACTTACGTTAGCAAACAAGCAGTGATTGAATGTGTCTGGATATTTCTCATCAACATTTGGATTCCATTCCAGGTTAATCTTTGTCTTCAAGCACTGATTGGTGAAGTAAAGTGTTGAAAAAAGGCGTGTTCCCCATCACAACTGAATTCAAGTTCT is a genomic window of Antennarius striatus isolate MH-2024 chromosome 2, ASM4005453v1, whole genome shotgun sequence containing:
- the LOC137604019 gene encoding cryptochrome-1-like isoform X3 gives rise to the protein MAPNSIHWFRKGLRLHDNPSLREAVQGAGTVRCVYFLDPWFAGSSNVGVNRWRFLLQCLEDLDANLRKLNSRLFVIRGQPANVFPRLFKEWKISRLTFEYDSEPFGKERDAAIKKLAMEAGVEVIVKISHTLYDLDKIIELNGGQPPLTYKRFQTLISRLDPPEMPVETLSDSLMGRCVTPVSDDHGDKYGVPSLEELGFDIEGLPTAVWPGGETEALTRIERHLERKAWVANFERPRMNANSLLASPTGLSPYLRFGCLSCRLFYFKLTDLYRKVKKNSSPPLSLYGQLLWREFFYTAATNNPRFDKMEGNPICVRIPWDKNQEALAKWAEAKTGFPWIDAIMTQLRQEGWIHHLARHAVACFLTRGDLWISWEEGMKVFEELLLDADWSVNAGSWMWLSCSSFFQQFFHCYCPVGFGRRTDPNGDFIRRYLPILRGFPAKFIYDPWNAPESVQAASKCIIGVHYPKPMVHHAESSRLNIERMKQIYQQLSRYRGLGLLASVPSTNGNGNGGMMAYSPGEQQPGTNNNSHLPGMSGSSVAASNGSGSILLNFDTEEHTRSSSCGQQQRLPLLPPTQQQQQQQQQQQQQQQQHGYHSVQDTSPNITSSLLYHKFAVPQHPGLLLHNRSITGKRERESERDSSMEKDMASCSVSKMQRQSAEQTS